TTCTTCCACTTTCAGTTACAAGATCGATATTCGGAACATACCCAATCGCGCTAGCTTTTGCACAATAACTAAAAGGTTTAACTGCATTAACTCTAGAATTGTTTTTGGAAGCCTCTGAAAAACTTGTGACTACAGATTTATAAATATCACTTCTAAGTATAGTGTAAGGCTCAATTGTGCTAAGTTTCACATAACTACCGTATAATGAATGTAGAGGAATTGGCATTTTGTTTATCGAAATTCCATTGATTTTGATAAAATATCCTAGAGATGTTGATGTTTTTCGAATCATGGGAGTGTACGAAAGAATGCGTCTAAGATCAAAATATAGATGAGACGAGAAAAAAAAAGGTCCATCGCCTAAAAATGACACTCCAGGTGACGATGCAGAGCTAGATAGACAAAGCGCGAATTTATCGGCCTGATCAGGATTATAAGTTTGGCGAGGAAAAGATGATGCAGACCATGAAAAAGATGCAACACCTCTAACATTACTAGGAAAGGATCGTAACAATGAGGACGGCGCACATGATAATACAAATTGTGTTCCAAAAGGTTGATTTGGACCTGGACTTAGATTACGTCCATTCGTTACGGGAATATTCACCAAATCGGTTGTTAGCTGTGATAGTTTGCATGTTTTCGAGATGGGATTTGAGGGTGTGACCGTGCATTTATTGCAACCATTTTTGGTTGTTATATTGAGAGAAGGACATGCAGGATTGATGTAATTACGAGCTTCTTTGCACTGAGTGGTGTCGCATTTTATAGGAAATCGACATCCTTCTTCAAGTCCACATGGTACTTGAGAGCGACGGATGATGCAATCTTTCCAAGTGAAAGGAGCATCGAGGTCGAGGAGATAGTACACTTCTTGGTCGGATTGTGGGACCCGGAACGACCAAGATACTTTATGAAGAGATGTATTGGCATCCTTTATAACCGGTATAACTGATGTATTAAAACGTGCGTCTTGAGATACGGCTGCACGATAGAATGATACGAAAACAAAGTAAAGTAATGTAAAGCGATGCATCGTGAGATCAAACAATGTAGGTACGTATATAACTAGCATTGGTCGAGCCGATAAGTGAAGCTCGACCAATTCAGTTTAGTGTTGTCGGttattataaaagttatataaaagTTTTGATGGTAAAATTAGGTATATAACCATATATAGTTTTGGACGTAGAGTGAATAGTATGGAGTAGAGAGTTTAATGGTGATTTTGACTATAGGAAGAAAATGTACTTATAGGACAGAAGTGTTTGACCAAGTATAGTCTAGGATCAAAATAAAAGTCAACAAAGATCGCTAATTGAGATACCAGGCAACTAGACAAGAGTGGAAGAAACAAGCTAGCACCAATTTGGTAGCCGATTGAATGTTGCATAAATTATTAGGAACAGGTCAACTTCTTGCGGTTCCATCGGAACCGGTATGAttaatcgtgtatatatatatatatatatatatatatatatatatatatatatatatatatatatatatatataataataataataataataataataataataataataataataataataataataataatatcgtatGTCAGATAGATTTTTGGGCATATATATACTTTAAACTCTAAAAGAAGGAAAATAAAATTATTTATCATAGTGACGTAGCGATGACGTCATGTAGACATCtacatctattttttttttttttttttttttttttacgaggaaccccctagcgacgagccataatggctcccctctagttggtaaaccccgggtaaacggcaagccagacctccaccgctaccaggcaaagcatcctctagtcaatcagtcactaaatggagctcgccccaaggtatttgccttgaagggaatcgaacccgtgacctcttgcttcattGGAAGTCCTGGTGACCATCTACATCTAGTTATCATTTTGAATATCTAGATGACACAAAAAATTGTCTTTCAGTTTCAGTAACGTACACAATCAATCATGTTTTACAGTGTTTTATTGTACGTACAATACTATAAAACATGATTCGTTGTCTACATAACAAAAATGATTGTGTACATATCGCTCATTTTTCAGTATATTAGGTTAATTTTGTTACTTTAATATGTTCAGTGTTTTTATTTAAAGCAAGGAGAATgcattaaacatcaacaaaaatacaAAGTTTTGGACAACTTGTACACTAAAAAGAAGCAAGCCGAGTATCAGGAGAACTACTTGAAACACATACAGGGCAAAACGAAACAGGACTACATACAAATTATTGTCCTACAACAAAGACACAATATCAAATATCAGATTATAGAAGTTACCGAAATTCCACCACGTGAAGACTCTTGACCAAACGTCCAAGGAAGTGTTGCAAAAAAGCAAGGAGTGTTTTACCGATTCAAATGGGGCAACGAATACTATGGAGATCTATGTACCTTTTATCAAGCTCAACCAGTTTATTGAGTCCCAAAACATGGGGGAAAAAACAAAACCAATTTGAAAACTGAATTTATATGATTAAACGGAACTAGAATCAAACCGAAGTGAACTGAATtcggttaatataaaaattttcatAATATATTATTCGACATAAAAGTTATAAAATGTTATGTTACTCACTAATAAATTTTCGAATTCAAAAGGCATGGAAAATATATATGTTAAGGATTttcaaataataatcttttattcgaAAAAGCAcataaaaaataaagaaatctgAAGATTAAGAAACATAGTGTCATCatcaattcgtttttaaaaacaatttTCAGCCGGGTTAATATTCAGATTAGTCGGCTTTAAATAAAAATTATGAACAGGTCTAACTGCATTGTTAAGGTACAATATTGCACATGCTAGtgcaatacatatatataaaaatactacTTATGTAGATATCTCCGGTATCAAATAGTATAATTAATCTATTTATTGATTTATTAATTACAAGTTTTGAACAACTTATTTAATTCTGTAAATAACAGGTAGTTAAGATGTATGCAGATAGCAAATCACATGTAGCTAGGGTGTGTACGAAGCCTAATTGTTAGACCACGCCATTTCAGCAAATATACAAATCACATGCATATCAAAGTTTTATAGTTGACTTTCTAGTCAAAATTTGTAGCCCAACCCTTTCAATTTGAAAGGATACACTGTTTAGCAAAACAGGATTCATAAAATATCATTATATTTGGAATTAACACGTTATCACGTTGAAGTAAACATAAAATGTGATTCATACGCAAAAGAAATAAATAGAGTAAACGAGGGGATAGATGGTACTTGCGTTGTTGTGAGAAATGATTTTGCTCTATGCCTTAAACATTTTTTTTTAGTAATGGAGATAACAAGGCATTGTgactgtataattttttttttacagcaTTCACTAAGTATTTTATAAATACAAAACTTATATCAAGAATTGATATAAACTTTACGTGCAAACACAAGGTTTAGACTTTTAAAAAGTTTTTAATTATTGGAAAAAATGAGACTCGCGTcctttagataaaaaaaaaaaagcaaaacgaAAACTACAATTTAATATTGAACGATGCACTTAAAAAAATGAAATGACATTATTCAAGTTCACTTTTAGCATATCTTATCAATGAGTGTAAGAATGCCCAGCAACAAAAAAATGCCAGCGCATTACTGCAAGAACAATAATTTAGCTCGAAAACAATTGATATCGTTTCAGTAGTAAAGATAGTTATCGTATTATGGCCAGAAATCGTTTACAACAATACATAATTATGCTATATACAATAAACACTTTTTTCGATAGTTTATATTTACAATACATATATCGAAAGGcggtataatatattaaataaaaaagttAAATTgattatataaataaaagtaagaaagaaaaaaaaaaaaatcggatgATGACGTTAGAATTTACCAAAAAAAAATAAATCGATAACACATGGTACATTGAAACACCCCGCTAAATTTCATTTGACGAAATGTTACCATTCGGTCGCAGAACATAACGGTTACGCCCTCTAAAAGAGACGTTTTTCAAAAGTATTcacatttattttaataaaacgTTTGACTTTAAAAGAAAGTCTCCAACAGCGTAAAATACCAACGTTGACGTAGTAAACAACCAACAGTATTTAGGAAATGAACTAGTTTTTTTTAAATGCGAATAATAAATGAAGTCTTTAAGAAAGCATGCTGGACTCTAACATGTAATGCCATGCAACCTCTAAGCAAACAACAGAAGCAAATcatctaagtacctgagataaaacatgcaaaacagaTCAACATAATAATGGTGAATCTACAAGTTTAAGTAAACAAATACCAGTATGTTTCAGAAATCGATTTTCAGAAATTAGTTATCAGTAATcagtatccgaaatcatttatcataAATCAGATATCAATAAACGTTTATCACTGTTAGACCACCAGTTTTCGTACAACCCAGTTGTATTGCATATACATTCTTATGAGCACTTGATTACAAAGCTTAACACCACGAGTAGTATGCCACTACGCGATTTCCCTTACCCTATCTCAGTATACACctgttcatgtgttcagtttacgaAGTAATAAGAACCACAGTATGTAGCAGTGAGGCTGTCAAACCTAACTAATCTGTCCCTATGATTCGCGCTTACAAAAGTAACTATCGTATTCAAGCTAAAGGATTTCTGAACAGAACTCACATGTATAAGTTTTTAAGTACTCGTGTTAACTTGTTAAACAGTTTGAAAGTAGCATGTATATCATACCAAAAGTAAATGTGTAAgtcggactgtagactcaccttgagtgctcGGTAAAGTAATGCGGTAAACACAAGTAAATAGGACGGTTACAACCATGTAAagcaacctaaatacatatatagGTTGTCACATAAGTCTATTCCAAATAGTAGTTGATCCATAGTAtcagttgtcctattgctcagtcCGACTCGATTAAGAAGTAAAAGTCGACACATAGTCAACAAAGCTCAtgcaagttaacaaaagtcaaacttagtcaagatggtcaacctaagtcaaacacATCAGTAGGTCACTCaatattggtcaataagtcaaaccaAGTTCAATTGACCACTTTTAGATTTCAGTTTTGTAGTTTCAACTGTTTATGGTTACGTATCGTGTAAACAGTTCGTTAATGTCCAAATAGTGTACCATAAAGCAACAAGAAAGTAATTTATGCCTATATTGTTTTACATGTCACTAGGTAAGGTTCATACCACTCTAGAAACCTAGGCTACATGGTTtacatatgtaacaacccaacccgttatccaaccgacaacgcttaaatttttttttttttatcaaatctggccagttcagcattcggcgcggcgcgccccactgtggagcggcgctccaaagtggtctgtccactctttccctttttgacaaaaagatcgtccacttccgggcacttttagacgaaatggttttcacaacacgataaagtaagtaaaactaacacgttttcataataaaacaagttttacaactccGGGCCCATATCGACCCAATTTACagcaagtgaccatttcgacccattttagtttaatacaaaacttagaccgagcatggcgattggggatacgctacccaatcctaatcaatccaaagcacgtcctctaaggcaacctacacaatCCAATGGTTCTCACGATTACTTGAGCCATCACCTCCactcgaat
This genomic window from Rutidosis leptorrhynchoides isolate AG116_Rl617_1_P2 chromosome 2, CSIRO_AGI_Rlap_v1, whole genome shotgun sequence contains:
- the LOC139888482 gene encoding probable aspartic proteinase GIP2 — translated: MHRFTLLYFVFVSFYRAAVSQDARFNTSVIPVIKDANTSLHKVSWSFRVPQSDQEVYYLLDLDAPFTWKDCIIRRSQVPCGLEEGCRFPIKCDTTQCKEARNYINPACPSLNITTKNGCNKCTVTPSNPISKTCKLSQLTTDLVNIPVTNGRNLSPGPNQPFGTQFVLSCAPSSLLRSFPSNVRGVASFSWSASSFPRQTYNPDQADKFALCLSSSASSPGVSFLGDGPFFFSSHLYFDLRRILSYTPMIRKTSTSLGYFIKINGISINKMPIPLHSLYGSYVKLSTIEPYTILRSDIYKSVVTSFSEASKNNSRVNAVKPFSYCAKASAIGYVPNIDLVTESGRIWSLSRNNLIKDVGNGVSCLAFIDGGLRAKDAIVIGTFQMENNFLFFDLKNQSFGFSNSLLARGTSCNDYDFDQMD